A genomic stretch from Corvus cornix cornix isolate S_Up_H32 chromosome 7, ASM73873v5, whole genome shotgun sequence includes:
- the METTL21A gene encoding protein N-lysine methyltransferase METTL21A isoform X2 produces the protein MEGIDLRDRSVIELGAGTGLLGIVVTLLGARVTITDRAAALEFLESNVQANLPPELRPRAVVKELTWGKDLDNFPPGAFDFVLGADIVYLEETFAELLQTLEHLCSEQTVILLSCRIRYERDLKFLKMLRDRFSVYEVHYDSSKDVHIYKAQRGSRKDDF, from the exons ATGGAAGGCATTGATCTCAGGGATCGGTCTGTGAttgagctgggagctggaacTGGATTGCTGGGAATAGTGGTCACATTACTAG GTGCCCGTGTTACCATCACAGACAGGGCGGCAGCACTGGAGTTCCTGGAGTCAAACGTGCAGGCAAACTTACCCCCTGAACTACGTCCCAGAGCTGTGGTGAAGGAGCTGACATGGGGAAAAGACCTGGATAACTTCCCTCCAGGAGCATTTGACTTCGTCCTGGGTGCAGACATTGTTTATTTGGAAGAAACATTTGCTGAACTGCTTCAGACGCTGGAGCACCTGTGCTCAGAGCAAACTGTGATTCTTCTTTCCTGTCGTATCCGCTATGAACGGGATCTCAAGTTCTTGAAGATGCTGAGAGACCGTTTCTCTGTATACGAGGTCCATTATGATTCCAGTAAGGATGTTCATATCTACAAAGCACAGAGGGGTAGTCGCAAGGATGACTTTTGA